ttttgtaaaaagaccTCGAGTTTTTAATTCGTTTTAGGCCATACCTAGTGATTGAGTGTAAAATAAGAAGTAGAATGCAGAGTTAACATGACATAATATTATTCGGTAGAATCTGACTCAAACACCATAATGTGATTAACTATACTCATCCAAAATAACATATTGTCAGTCCAATCAGCCAGACGACATGGTCCTATAAACGCCGAAAAAGTCCACCTTTTCACCGACAAGAACCGTGTATTACACGTTGCGACTGAACCCCACCGTTAGGTGCCATATGTTGACTGGCTGACTAATTGACCACGTTGTAATTAGTCCCCACTGTTGACTTTGACTACCCACCCAATTGGCTCAACTCACATAAATGTAAAATCAATCCCATAAGAAATCTTCTCACCCCTTCATTTCTTGAAAACAACTTCAACCCATCAAGAGAATGAACCTCCTGGTTGCCGTGTTTAATCTGTTATTCTTCTCTTTCGTTTCGGGCGATAACGCATCGGGCCCACGACACCACCGTCGGTTCCTCGTTGGCCCGACGGATGGCAAGAGAACGGGCTTCCGCCCGTTCGAATTGATGCTGATTTTAGTAGCAGCATTAATTGTTCTAATTCTCATAGCTTTGATTATTGTTTACTTTTACATGAAGAGGATGAAAAAGAGTGCCCGAATCGAAATCGAAATGGTCCCATCGCCACCGCGGACCGGGCTAGAACGCCTTGTGATATTTAAAGAAGTGGGCGTACCGTTAACTTTCAATACGGTCGTGGAGGCGACCGGGAATTTCACTTCACGGTATTGTATCGGAAGTGGCGGTTTCGGGTCGACGTACCGGGCCGAGATATCCCCGGGCACGATCGTGGCCGTGAAGCGGCTCACGGTAGAAATGTGTCAAGGAGTACCGCAGTTTAACGCGGAAATCCGTAGTCTCGCACAGATCAGACACCCGAATCTTATTACGTTAATCGGCTATTACGCGAGCGTGTCCGAGATGTTTCTAGTTTACAATTATCTTCCGGGTGGGAGCTTGGAAGAGTTTATACAATTGAAAAGAAACCGTGTTACGGGCGTGCAAGTGGTTAGCAAAATCGCGCTTAACGTGGCGGTCGCACTCGCGTTTTTACACGACGAGTGTAATCCGCGGATACTCCACCGCGACGTAAAGCCGAGTAATATTTTGTTAGACAATGATTTAAATGCGTATTTATCAGATTTTGGGTTGTCACGTCTTTTGGAGGGGTTCGAGTCACATGTGACAACTGGGGTTGCGGGGACTTTTGGATATGTTGCACCCGAATATGCTTTGACGTGTCGGGCGTCCGATAGGTCAGATGTGTATAGCTACGGTGTGATGCTTCTTGAACTGATTTCGGATAAACGGGCTTTGGACCCGTCGTTTTCAAGTCAGGAAAATGGTTATACGATCGTGTCGTGGGCGGGTATGCTACGAAGAGAGGGGCGGATGGAGGAGGTTTTCGCTCCCGGAATGTGGGAAGCGGGGCCGGAAAAAACGTTGCTGGATTTGTTGCAATTGGGATTGATTTGCACGGCTGAAGCGGCCATCGGGAGACCTACGATGAGGCAAGTTGTAAAGAAATTGAAGCAGATTCGATACGTTTTTGACTGTTGACTTGGTCTTTCCAGTTAGCTAATTGTATGTATAATGTATATGAATTATGAAATcaaatttttatgatttttatgaTATTTAAAACCGAAAACTATAAAACTGAAGAGGGGCACTCGTAACAATATTATTCGGTCGGTACCGGTTTGGCGGTTTGATACGGTAACGATACATTATCAGTACAACGCTAGTAACGATATGCTACTGGTTTTTGGTATTACTATACTAAAAGTAATTTATTTTGAGTTTGTTTTCAATaaagtttatgtcaaaatgttggCAAAGAAAAATGTAAACATAGTTGCGTCTTTAGAGCTTAtactttggaaaaaaaaaaaattatcgaACGCAAACTATTAGAGAAAAATTAAATTCAATTATGAAAttgttatttttaaaataattaaaatattaCTAAGGAAATTAAAAATTATAGAATTTGATTTACAAGACAATGAACTTAAAAGGTCAAAATTAAGAAAAGACAGTTTCTAAGTTTCTTCTTTCTAATTAAGAAATAGATAAGGATTGGGTCACTTTTTAATAGTTTTAAAATATTTAATAGTTTTAAAAAATATagttttaaaaaattatataGCCCCCGGCGAGGATCGAACTCGCGACCTTTCGCTTACGAAGCGAACGCACTACCACTATGCTACGGAGGCGTTGTTTATCTATATTAATACAGTTGAACTTTTGTTTTGAGATTTTGGAATATAACTTATACGTACATATACATCTTTAATTTTTTTAGAGAATCCAACGATGTTGTTTCGAGCGTGAAAATACTTTTCATAATTGGGTTTGTATATGGTTAGTGGTGGATCCAAGAATTTTAGTCGGTGTGTTCACTATTTTTAGCCTTATACAATACGCATTAAGAGAGCATCTGAAGACAGTGTCAGACTTTGACTGACTTTGGAAACTAAAGTTGCCtaatacgggtcgtataggcttatacgacccgtataggtgGTGTTGATTTAATTTGTCAAAGCGTGTCAATAATACGATCTATAAATTAtaatatcattccacacgaaaaagggcaattacaaagcaatggcaggtagtcgggcaacaagttgcgccgccacccacttttgaatagaaaaaccaattctactaaatacaaagtttgaaacctttggcgacgaagaattactattaacgactttttgaacccgattcaaaaaTCGTACAGCGTtaggagcgagaccaccaaaggcatcaaacgcaaacgggacaaacacatgttgattctccaggcaggctttctcatgttttgccactttgctcgcttctgccttgagcaccgcttgccctacgacaaaACCCTTGTCTTTGAGCCCGACAAGGGGGGAGACTCCAGTTAGATCTAAACAAGCGTGTTTcccccttcccatccaaacacaaggatgtccgctgggcgtaaagtggacctcccctctaaggggtcagTCAGAAAATTTACTGGAGCCTCTTTTTTGGCAGAGATCCCGGCCCGCTTAagaacatcacataacacatctctcacccaatcatgccgatatttaaaccctggtagctctttacagtggatcgcgtgctcgccgaaagaatccaaacacgctttgcggcataccggacatggctcgtcaactgggaacaaaggaatcatcagtcggtatctaaggatagcacggtattccacagccgacatgtgttgccccaagccttcaataggtgcgacagacagaaaatcctgagcatgtggggcacgtagacattcaaacacagctctttgccgaggggataaaacaaacttctcttcaaacctcttgacaatttcgccatataaggcattcgccagaattttctgggatttaggaggggcggtgtctttaatgtagaaaccgcCAATATTAAGGTCGGGAAGAGAACTATGCAAAAGGTCCAACGCACTCCTGTAATCGGAGTCTAAAACATCCCCACCACATTCTCGGAGTATGTGGTCTTGTAAACCCCAAGATTGGGCCCTTGAAGCCACGAAAGCATATGAAGAGGCATCCTCGGCCGTACAAATTCCTAAGCCTCCGAACCGGGTCGGGAGAGAAGCCAACCTCCACTGGAGATCTCCAAAAAAGGCACCTCCACAAACAACAATATCCTCTAATGCTCCCCGGAGGCCTTCATCAAAAACAGAGACAGCTCCCCCGACCAAAGAAGGTTGACACGTTCGAAGACCAAACAGTAATTTAGCAACACCCATACAAGAACGAAGCAAGAGGAGCTCACTCTGTGGGTCCCGTAGGCGTTTAAGGCACCTCATCAGCTCGACTGCACAGTTCGCTCTTTTAAGAGCCATACTACTAATAAACTCTGCATCACGACTAACGGCACCCCCAAGAGTTTCACACCCAGCACCAGCCTCCCAATCCCCCGAGGGAATAAGCCCCCCTGAACCTTTACACCATTGCAGGTTGGCCATAAAACTTCAGTTTTCTTTATATTAAGTTGAAGCCCTAAGGAAGGACCCTCAGCTCTGATTATATCTAAAGCATTAGCCACTTGGGTGGCATCTCCAATAAGCGTTCCATCATCTAGGTACCAGGCGTGGAATAGAAGTTTGCAGCGATCCCTTATTCGGTGAACAAGGGGGTGTAGAACAAGGCAAAAAGGAGGGGCCCCAAGGGGTCCCCCTGCTGAACGCCAGTAGTAGACCAAATAAACTCATCCCCCACATATAATCTAGCTGGTTGACCATATAGAAAATCGACCCACGTAGAAATAGAAGGACACATTTTCCTTACCTCGTACAGTAGGGCTGTCCTATCAACCAAATTAAAAGCGTTCGAAAAATCAACAGTAAGCATAGCAAGAGACCCATCTTGGTGGTACTCATTAAGGAACCTGTTCGCACTATGAAGAACAGCCTCTGCCCCACACGGAATCCCTACCCCAAACTGGAAATCGCCAAGGTATTTGGCCATCTCCTTCCCAACACCTTTCATGGCCATCTTGGAGATCACCCTCCTCCAAATCGATCCAACAGCGATAGGCCTAATCCCATTATCCGGTTTGAGAAGAGGCGTAAGAGGAGCAGAAGCAACAAACTCCGCCAGACTCCTCGGGTACCTCCCCCCAAGCACAAATTAACCATAGCTGAAGTAGCTCTAAGCAGGCTATCAGCAATCACAGACCCCTCCCCACAAAAAGCATCTAAAAGATGTTGGACCCTTAAGCCGTCTCTCCCGCACGACGTACCTTTAGGGAAAGATTTAATAAACCCGACCACACAATCGGGCTCAACCACAAGAGGAGACTCATAAGGCAAGGAGGCAGGCATGGAAGGAGGGGGCATACATGGGTGCTTAGCCACTAAAGCCTCCAGAGTATTCTTATTGAGAGGGGCGACCCCCGAGGAGCATAAAACCTTAACCGCTGCAGTGAAATGACCATCAGCAACCTTACGTAAACATTGTTTCACATTGGTCCCCCCACACTCATTATCAATCTCATTGCCCTTTTTGATTCCATCCGTAACCCCCCTCGCGGGTTGATCAAACAACGACTGGACAAGAATGGCAAAACCCTCATGATCACCCCACTGAGCCAAAGACCGCTGGATGCTAAGGCATTAGCCCGTCTTCCTATTGCCCGACCTCTTGTCCTGACGACCAGCAGGCTTGAACACCCGCAAAGTGCAACGTGGTAATATCAAAAGTCGAACCCATGCCTCAACAGAATCAGGCATAGCAACCACCTTGTCCAAAGCTGCAGTTAAGACTTGAGCGAAAGCCATACGACAACTAAGGGGGATACTCTTAACAGTCTTGATGGGGAGAGAGAAAAGACGGTCAAGCAAAGCAATATCTACACCCAACTCTTCCGACGAGGTATCAACGTTTTCAACACCGGGTCTAGTGATGACAACAATAAAACCCTGTTCATCTCTCTCACTTGGCACAAACCGAATAACCTTATCCTCATGGTGGCACGCCCGACTGAAAGCATGAGGGCACATACACTCACCaccaaggtttaaaagaacggaaacgagtttcgaggcgttttcccttcgcctcacgaggcgtaagccttgcggcgaaacgaggcgtaaggccgaggcggtattaataaataaatataaaaattatatatattataaaaataataatattaactaatttgatcatcagattcatcaaaatcatcaaaaacacacttaaaaaagacatgaaatgcttgaaattgacccaaaaagtcaaaaacatcaaaaacagcTATCAAAATGCCCTGAGGCGCACCTGAGGCGCAGCTTtcttagcgcctcagcccctttgaggcgcatatacattaaaaacaccatgaggcgcgcctcagactcgttttctggccgtttcgcctcgaggcgcgccttgaggcgcacgcctcaaacgttttttaaaaccatgctCACCACATAACCATTGTCCGGACACCCTCAAAGCTTCACAAACAGAGGTAAAAAGATTAAGATCGTCAGCAATTACACATCTCAAAGAATCTTTCCTCTCGTCTGAGCCCAAATGGTGACTCTTGATATGTGCCATTAGCCTTGGGAATCCCTTAGCCCCCACCAAGCCATCGGGGCAATAATGAAACCGTCGGAAAGGACAAGGCCAGAAACCGCTACCATTAGAACCAACCATAACAAAACTAAGTAAGCGGAGTCGACACTTAGGTAATGTCGCGTACGCCACCACCAATAAAGAAAACCCAACCCAAAAGGAAACGCAGCTGATGGGTCAAAAGGTAATTGATCCGCTACGCTAAAAAACCCTGAAAAATCACCTAGGCATTTCGTCGAACACCTTGCGTGCgaagaagaaaaacataaaactaATTAAGTAGGAATTTGTTAAGACTATTGGAAGCAGGTGAGCGGTTTTCCAGACGAGCTTTGAAGTGTGTAGCACATAATATGGGCTGATAGAATATTATAAACGAACAAGATggatgaagaaacactgaccttaaCAGCACCAATGACTTCGATGATTAGTGACTTGAACGAgtggctgcaaaacagaaacaccgttaggactcgttacaggaatggggttattcctgtaaccaccctccggcgtgagaataagtattggttcTTGAGAGAAGTATTGGAGAGGAAGATATATGGGAATTAGATGATCATACCTTATGCATTCGTCTCTATTTATaggttttccattagggtttcccTTATTCCAGGATACGTTCCGATAAACTGGAGATTTACACGATCTTCCCAAAAAGTGGGAGATTTAGTTGTGCACCTTCCATgtagatatggaaggttctagaataaatgtttgtattcacaTTAATATAAaaggttgtaaccgggtcgggtgaccgatgcgggtcacacctcgtcatgtccccccagtccgaGCTCATGGAGGGAGTCCATTAGGTCGGActaagagaaaaagaaaaagtgaACTCATGATGATTTTTACAACGACCTTTGGAAAATACGGCGAAAATACAGGATGTGACAGTTGGGTCACCATGTTAGTGACAGCTGTCTTTTCCCTTGGTGGACACGTGTGTCGGTTCGTACAcatttttgaatttgaaaagtttCCGTAGCTTATAAAGAACGATGCCTTACGTAGGAGTTCAAAAATCCTTCCCCAAATCACTCCATCGTCACTCTCTCTACTCCATGGCTTCGAAAACGAACGAATCGTCTTCCACCACCGCCACCCCTACGGACATACTATTTTGCAAATGGGGCGTAACATCCTTCAACAATCTTGTTCATGATTACGGTATTAGGGCCGAGTGGAATCCTGTTTTGCCGTCGAAAACCGACACTGCCTTCCCCCTGAAGGTGGGTAAAATCACTTTATTCAGTGattttttcaaattttgcaaTTTCCGGCTACCCATCAccaaatttttgaaattggtgcTTGATTTTTACCGTATCCACATTTCTCAAGTACATCCCCTTGGCTTGGTAAAACTTCGACAATTCGAGTATGCCTGCATAGCGCTGGGCCATATCCCAGAACTAGTTGTTTTTAGGGCTTTCTTTGTGCTTGTGTGGAAATCCCCTTTCTTTACTTTTGATCGGAGGGATACAGACGCATCATGCCTAAGGGAGATTCCCACTAGCTCTAGGGACAAAGATTGGAAGAAAAAGTTCTTCTATCTGGACGCCGTTGCCATTCCTGGGGAGATGCACTGGCAAGAGAAAGGACCGAAAGATAAAGTGAAGGATGATGCTCCTTCTGAGGATTTGTACGCATCGAACGTGCTATATGTGAAGTTATGTGGCCGCCCCTTTGAGTGCACCATCAttcctgtaacacctcgaatttttgtgtccaatgatgtgttaacacgtgtcatttgtttacacgtggcatctataataaataaaggactaattttgacaagccttgaaagtatataaattcgagggttataaatgtcaacaagggtaaatatactgtatagtaaccctaaataaatgtttgtaccttcaaacgaataaatcataaatcatacgaaagtgaaacgcggaagaaagtgagagattacgagctacaggggttaactgtgtcaacatgtttaattatacctctgagtgaccctttaacgttcccaaggcttcgtaacagtattacacgctcactagaatatactgtataaattccgcggagttccgttttaaaacgaaagagttatactcaaattcgtatgagaagggttaaaagcgtcaataatgaaagttaaggctttctgaacaattaataaaataaacggggacttaacaacgcgggtaaataacacgaggtccttaattgtaattaaccgagggccaaaccgcaaagttaccccttcaaactcgaaaggtcaggtaaatcattacgaaagatttcgttattaattaccaggatttcgtaatcatttcaaaagattttaaaaatctgaaaaaacaggcctcacgcgacccgcattgcatgttggttaagttgaggcgggccgcgcgCCTTCTCTTTTACTCGTCTGATATTtagatcccaggcggcccgcattgtaaacgcatggaactcccatgcgggccgcattagacgcccagatgcagaaacattgtaactacttgacctttggaccctttgaacgaccaacaaccaattaatggggcatgggcactctatgctcgacccataacacttaggggacatctgcCCATCATCCACACTCATTGtagcatgagttgtaatgatcttagagCCTAAGTTTCaatataaatagccacattggctcataacaattcacacaacacaaatcaacttctctggtcattctaaagaagctccaagcatctttctctgctctataagcaagaacacacttctgtaagtcgttcatactcaTTTGAtcctgcatttccatagttatagctcataaacgcaaccgtcgtaactaacggttgtcattacaataacttgcaaatgattcagtcatatgacggatcaaaagtggttatgagttggtatttatgtgggtaataaacctctaaaaaggttccccctgatcaccactctaactatgtcaaatatcgagtcaaacgtgcggttaaaaagtcaacagaaagctattttagcgatttatgcataatctgtaatgtatatgttatggaacctgttttgacaatcataaaacatgataataagtatataaacttgtttgcgctcgtttgaatcgaccatttgctatattgaaccggttcggagccgaatgtcgcaaaagtttgacttttgctttgatttcagttctgacccgttttagtgaggtatagatatgccttaggactctcttaggaccaggtcacatattggtataaacctctgtgatcggttcatgagttatccgagtcttttgcgcatttccgtcattcgcctaaaagttgaccgtaacggccttttaaaattaaaacgagtatttcggacgcgtgaacggaccaaaaccttgcttattaaattataagcatgtccgcaaagtttcacatcaatccgaggtctagaatgagagttatgctaattagcgcaatttaaataaacttttgtaataaacggcgcaattagcataacacctatctaaaccaagatttcgccaccaaaacttttacccactgtattaaaataatattttgggaattttaaagatttttaataatttttacctcgctcataacctgcggttatggctatggttcggtaaataccgaatatgcccttttcggccaaaacatgagttctacaaggtcttttgacccgattccagttgctactggttttaaataataaataaagtattttaagctttataagctgttcgggaaactcagatttcctgtagaactcgaaaagcccttttaaagtctttaaaatgaccgaaaagcccctacggggcatagtattaacttaaactcgttacgggcatcacggaaggtatcctactgataccacaacccatttaaggcatgttgacttaggaaataagcgtacgactctcatggttaaccgtttcgcctattgcgcgcacggttcggcttatgaaactagttttcataatttagccgatacgggtcaaataatatcatttgaaccccaaaagccagagtgtgaaccattaacccatataaaacaagtctctgaacttgttgggtcagaatcacactccattctcggttttcgcctttcacgtgattaa
This genomic stretch from Helianthus annuus cultivar XRQ/B chromosome 8, HanXRQr2.0-SUNRISE, whole genome shotgun sequence harbors:
- the LOC110869477 gene encoding probable LRR receptor-like serine/threonine-protein kinase RPK1 → MNLLVAVFNLLFFSFVSGDNASGPRHHRRFLVGPTDGKRTGFRPFELMLILVAALIVLILIALIIVYFYMKRMKKSARIEIEMVPSPPRTGLERLVIFKEVGVPLTFNTVVEATGNFTSRYCIGSGGFGSTYRAEISPGTIVAVKRLTVEMCQGVPQFNAEIRSLAQIRHPNLITLIGYYASVSEMFLVYNYLPGGSLEEFIQLKRNRVTGVQVVSKIALNVAVALAFLHDECNPRILHRDVKPSNILLDNDLNAYLSDFGLSRLLEGFESHVTTGVAGTFGYVAPEYALTCRASDRSDVYSYGVMLLELISDKRALDPSFSSQENGYTIVSWAGMLRREGRMEEVFAPGMWEAGPEKTLLDLLQLGLICTAEAAIGRPTMRQVVKKLKQIRYVFDC